The Salmonella enterica subsp. houtenae serovar Houten genome has a segment encoding these proteins:
- the SBOV17211 gene encoding conserved domain protein, whose product MSDIEAQRIVQRIDTVLDILVAGDYHSAINNLEILKAELLDQVKDGISPPRAPGSPWEI is encoded by the coding sequence ATGTCTGATATCGAAGCACAACGAATTGTCCAACGCATTGATACCGTGCTGGATATCCTTGTTGCTGGCGATTACCACTCGGCCATCAATAATCTTGAAATATTGAAAGCGGAGCTGTTAGATCAGGTTAAAGACGGTATCTCGCCACCCCGTGCTCCCGGGTCGCCCTGGGAAATCTGA
- the sapF gene encoding peptide transport system ATP-binding protein SapF, with amino-acid sequence MVETLLEVRNLSKTFRYRTGWFRRQTVDAVKSLSFTLRERQTLAIIGENGSGKSTLAKMLAGMIEPTSGELFIDDHPLHYGDYSFRSQRIRMIFQDPSTSLNPRQRISQILDFPLRLNTDLEPEQRRKQIVETMRMVGLLPDHVSYYPHMLAPGQKQRLGLARALILRPKVIIADEALASLDMSMRSQLINLMLELQEKQGISYIYVTQHIGMMKHISDQVLVMHQGEVVERGSTADVLASPLHELTRRLIEGHFGEALTADAWRKDR; translated from the coding sequence ATGGTGGAAACTCTGCTTGAAGTCCGCAACCTGAGTAAAACCTTTCGCTACCGGACAGGATGGTTTCGTCGCCAGACTGTCGACGCAGTGAAATCCCTGAGCTTTACGCTTCGTGAGCGCCAGACTCTGGCCATTATCGGCGAAAATGGTTCCGGCAAATCCACGCTGGCGAAAATGCTGGCCGGCATGATTGAACCCACCAGCGGCGAGCTTTTTATTGACGATCATCCCCTGCATTACGGCGACTATTCGTTTCGAAGCCAGCGTATTCGAATGATTTTTCAGGACCCCTCAACCTCGCTAAATCCTCGTCAACGTATCTCGCAGATCCTTGACTTCCCACTGCGCCTCAATACCGATCTGGAGCCGGAACAGCGGCGCAAACAGATTGTCGAGACGATGCGTATGGTAGGGCTATTGCCCGATCACGTTAGCTACTACCCGCATATGTTGGCGCCGGGGCAAAAGCAACGTCTGGGCCTGGCCCGCGCGCTGATTTTACGCCCTAAGGTTATTATCGCGGACGAGGCGCTGGCTTCGCTTGATATGTCTATGCGCTCGCAACTCATCAATTTGATGCTTGAATTGCAGGAAAAACAGGGCATCTCCTATATCTATGTCACACAGCATATCGGCATGATGAAACATATTAGCGATCAAGTATTAGTGATGCACCAAGGGGAAGTGGTTGAACGTGGCAGCACCGCAGATGTGCTTGCCTCTCCACTACATGAGCTTACCCGTCGTTTAATTGAAGGCCATTTTGGCGAGGCGCTGACTGCTGACGCATGGCGAAAAGACCGTTAA
- the fabI gene encoding enoyl-(acyl carrier protein) reductase, which yields MGFLSGKRILVTGVASKLSIAYGIAQAMHREGAELAFTYQNDKLKGRVEEFAAQLGSSIVLPCDVAEDASIDAMFAELGNVWPKFDGFVHSIGFAPGDQLDGDYVNAVTREGFKIAHDISSYSFVAMAKACRAMLNPGSALLTLSYLGAERAIPNYNVMGLAKASLEANVRYMANAMGPEGVRVNAISAGPIRTLAASGIKDFRKMLAHCEAVTPIRRTVTIEDVGNSAAFLCSDLSAGISGEVVHVDGGFSIAAMNELELK from the coding sequence ATGGGTTTTCTTTCCGGTAAGCGCATTCTGGTCACTGGAGTGGCCAGTAAACTGTCCATCGCCTACGGTATCGCGCAGGCAATGCACCGCGAAGGAGCTGAGCTGGCGTTCACCTACCAGAACGACAAACTGAAAGGCCGCGTGGAAGAGTTTGCTGCCCAACTGGGTTCCAGTATTGTTTTACCGTGTGACGTCGCTGAAGACGCCAGTATTGACGCTATGTTTGCGGAGCTGGGTAACGTTTGGCCGAAATTTGACGGTTTCGTACACTCCATCGGCTTTGCGCCTGGCGACCAACTGGACGGCGATTATGTTAATGCGGTTACCCGCGAAGGCTTTAAAATCGCTCATGATATTAGCTCCTACAGCTTTGTGGCCATGGCAAAAGCCTGCCGCGCCATGCTAAATCCAGGTTCTGCGCTATTGACCTTGTCTTACCTGGGAGCAGAACGCGCCATCCCTAACTACAACGTCATGGGGCTGGCGAAAGCCTCTCTGGAAGCCAACGTGCGTTATATGGCAAATGCAATGGGACCGGAAGGCGTTCGCGTCAACGCCATCTCTGCAGGTCCAATTCGTACACTGGCGGCATCCGGCATTAAAGATTTTCGTAAAATGTTGGCGCATTGTGAAGCCGTTACGCCAATTCGTCGCACCGTTACCATTGAAGATGTGGGTAACTCAGCGGCATTTCTGTGCTCCGATCTCTCTGCGGGTATTTCTGGCGAAGTCGTCCATGTTGACGGCGGGTTCAGTATTGCGGCAATGAATGAGCTGGAACTGAAGTAA
- the SBOV17141 gene encoding Cyclic di-GMP phosphodiesterase YhjH: protein MRYFFIAEPIKGMEGDLLGVDIITRFSSAFARPLHPEFVISSWDNSQKRRFLLDLLRIIAGKRRWFLRHSLFCTVNIDRDMAQLALQDKDIRALLHAMLFVGLQVAEHLSCHDNAPVDPLIYALHKQPNPLWLGDLGAGNATAAPLVCGCFSGVKLDRSFFVSQIEKITFPLLVKHIRNYCDKVVVDGLENARYLPALKAAGVLAIQSALFPSVALEEVETLVLDSRMNPLRESI from the coding sequence ATGCGCTATTTTTTCATTGCAGAACCGATAAAGGGAATGGAAGGGGATTTACTGGGGGTTGACATTATTACCCGTTTTTCATCGGCGTTCGCTCGTCCGCTGCACCCTGAGTTTGTTATTTCGTCATGGGACAATTCGCAGAAGCGCCGTTTTCTGCTTGACCTGCTGCGGATAATCGCTGGCAAACGTCGCTGGTTTCTACGCCATAGCCTCTTCTGTACCGTAAATATCGATAGGGATATGGCGCAGCTTGCCCTCCAGGATAAAGACATTCGCGCTTTACTACACGCTATGCTATTTGTGGGATTGCAGGTCGCTGAACATCTTTCATGTCATGATAACGCGCCAGTCGATCCTTTAATTTACGCGCTTCATAAGCAGCCTAACCCATTATGGCTGGGTGACCTGGGCGCAGGGAACGCGACCGCGGCGCCATTAGTTTGCGGGTGTTTTAGCGGCGTAAAACTTGATCGTAGCTTTTTCGTCTCACAAATTGAAAAAATAACGTTTCCGCTGCTTGTCAAACATATCCGGAATTATTGTGACAAAGTTGTTGTGGACGGTCTGGAAAACGCACGCTATTTGCCGGCGTTAAAAGCGGCAGGCGTTTTGGCAATCCAGAGCGCGTTGTTTCCTTCCGTTGCGTTAGAAGAGGTTGAAACCCTGGTTTTGGACAGTCGCATGAACCCCCTCAGGGAATCGATCTGA
- the gmr_2 gene encoding RNase II stability modulator, producing the protein MKQIQEQTALSPLHSHWRLADDRNVLHLSPTGETDAEKTVELSPEQAGRIREMTAITSSLLITLSIEKQATAVHLVGRKINKREWAGSLATWPDTPAVAPTLAQELYFAEQIISEASSVIAILDSQGKICRFNRLCEEYTGLKERDVIGQSVFKLFMSRREAAASRRYIEGFFRNGNAYEIERWIKTRKGQRLFLFRNKFVHSGSGKNEIFLICAGTDITEERRAQERLRILANTDTVTGLPNRNAIHEFINNAIAAAGESQVGIVYLDLDNFKKINDAYGHMFGDQLLQAVSLALLSCLGEDQLLARLGGDEFVVLAAHTSQGTLEAVASRILTRLRQPFRIGLIEVYTGCAIGISLAPQHGQDSESIIRNADTAMYNAKEGGRGQFCVFSPEMNQRVFDYHWLDTNLRKALENDQLLIHYQPKITWRGEVRSLEALVRWQSPERGLIPPLEFISYAEESGLIVPLGRWVILDVVRQIAKWRDKGINLRVAVNFSARQLADQTLFTALKQVLHDLNFEYCPIDVELTESCLIENDTLALSVIQQFSQLGAQIHLDDFGTGYSSLSQLARFPIDAVKLDQAFVRDIYKQPLSQSLVRAIVAVAQALNLQVIAEGVEHAKEDAFLTKNGVNERQGFLFAKPMPAVSFERWYKRYQTKKMR; encoded by the coding sequence ATGAAACAGATTCAGGAACAAACGGCGCTAAGTCCTCTTCACTCTCACTGGCGTCTGGCTGATGATCGCAACGTGCTGCATCTCTCCCCGACAGGTGAAACGGATGCAGAAAAAACGGTTGAGCTATCGCCGGAGCAAGCCGGGCGTATCCGGGAAATGACGGCGATTACTTCCAGTCTGCTGATAACGTTGTCGATAGAAAAACAGGCTACCGCTGTGCACCTGGTAGGCCGTAAGATTAATAAACGTGAATGGGCTGGCAGCCTGGCAACCTGGCCTGATACACCTGCCGTCGCGCCAACGCTGGCGCAGGAACTCTATTTTGCCGAGCAAATCATATCAGAAGCCAGCTCAGTCATTGCGATACTGGATAGCCAGGGCAAAATTTGTCGATTTAATCGGTTATGCGAAGAGTACACGGGCTTAAAAGAGCGAGATGTAATTGGTCAAAGCGTCTTTAAATTATTTATGAGTCGCCGGGAGGCGGCTGCCTCCCGGCGCTACATTGAGGGGTTTTTTCGCAATGGCAATGCTTATGAAATCGAACGCTGGATAAAGACCCGTAAAGGCCAACGCCTGTTCTTATTTCGTAATAAATTCGTCCATAGCGGTAGCGGAAAAAACGAAATTTTCCTGATCTGCGCAGGCACAGATATCACCGAAGAAAGGCGGGCTCAGGAGCGTTTACGCATACTGGCGAATACAGACACCGTCACTGGCCTGCCCAATCGCAATGCTATCCATGAATTTATTAATAATGCTATTGCCGCGGCTGGCGAGTCGCAGGTGGGTATCGTTTATCTCGATCTGGATAACTTCAAGAAAATTAATGACGCCTATGGGCATATGTTTGGCGATCAGCTCTTACAGGCCGTTTCGTTGGCGCTGTTGAGTTGTCTGGGGGAAGATCAATTGCTGGCCAGACTGGGAGGGGATGAATTTGTTGTCCTCGCTGCCCATACGTCTCAGGGCACGCTGGAAGCAGTAGCCTCACGAATCCTTACCCGTCTGCGGCAACCGTTTCGTATTGGACTCATTGAAGTTTACACGGGATGCGCCATTGGCATTTCGTTGGCCCCCCAGCACGGACAGGATAGCGAAAGTATCATTCGTAATGCCGACACCGCAATGTATAACGCCAAAGAAGGCGGCCGCGGTCAGTTTTGCGTTTTTTCGCCGGAAATGAATCAGCGCGTATTTGACTATCACTGGCTGGACACAAACCTGCGAAAAGCGCTGGAAAACGATCAGTTACTTATTCACTATCAACCCAAAATTACCTGGCGCGGCGAAGTCCGTAGCCTGGAAGCGCTGGTACGCTGGCAATCGCCGGAACGCGGATTAATTCCGCCGCTGGAGTTCATCTCATACGCCGAAGAGTCAGGACTCATCGTTCCGCTGGGCCGCTGGGTGATTCTGGATGTGGTTCGCCAGATTGCGAAATGGCGCGACAAAGGGATTAACTTGCGCGTAGCCGTTAACTTTTCGGCGCGACAACTGGCCGACCAGACGCTTTTTACTGCGCTTAAACAGGTTTTGCACGATCTGAATTTTGAGTATTGCCCGATCGATGTCGAGCTAACGGAAAGCTGCCTGATTGAAAACGACACGCTGGCGCTATCGGTTATCCAGCAATTTAGTCAGCTCGGCGCTCAGATTCATCTGGATGATTTCGGCACCGGTTATTCTTCGCTTTCCCAACTCGCCCGGTTCCCTATTGATGCCGTTAAACTGGATCAGGCTTTCGTCAGAGACATCTATAAGCAACCGCTGTCGCAATCTCTGGTTCGGGCGATTGTCGCGGTGGCTCAGGCGCTAAATTTACAAGTGATTGCCGAAGGCGTAGAACATGCGAAAGAAGATGCCTTCCTGACAAAAAACGGCGTCAATGAACGACAGGGCTTTTTATTCGCCAAACCTATGCCCGCCGTTTCTTTTGAACGCTGGTACAAACGTTATCAGACGAAAAAAATGCGTTAA
- the steC gene encoding putative inner membrane protein — translation MPFTFYIGNHSCRISESHLKDIIENKREHIFSTCEQFIDFFRSVFTGRSLISDYKEIYTLLCQKKERPDIKGPFPLKKDESCTQWRPIIGYVKLIDASRPEAMGKYTVEVLAYRENTSLLKMYYESVLLAEAECSEHCLDFLKETMFNYNKGEITLTTLENENLPLDEANGNGRYAAFEQRLLEYLSPAPESAGDDGATAQTASQQEAVIDVFDSNATTQTASQQEAVIDVFDSNATTQTAPQQMAEIDIFINSPDFRKNICMADIEKNKIGSGSYGTVYLLNNEFVVKVPINNRGIKVNFTSQEHRNGHPDRVSNYLNMANDDNNFSRSAIMNINGENVTVLVSKYIKGEEFDISDDENYRRAEELLESRGVYMHDMHILGNILQINKQQLYFVDGDQIVLSKDARQQRRASLATMQLEEQIKARYLVNLKQAETKGDVEDIEYYQSLINDFDALIGVEVQTPGPERRFNIAPPEEGALVAKVLKDELKK, via the coding sequence ATGCCGTTTACGTTTTATATTGGAAATCATAGCTGCCGTATATCAGAAAGCCATCTAAAAGATATTATCGAGAATAAAAGAGAGCACATTTTTTCAACGTGTGAGCAATTTATAGATTTTTTCAGGAGTGTATTTACTGGTCGGAGTTTAATTTCCGATTATAAAGAGATATACACTCTGCTATGCCAAAAAAAAGAGCGCCCAGATATTAAAGGGCCTTTTCCGTTAAAAAAAGATGAGAGTTGTACACAATGGCGTCCCATTATTGGATACGTTAAACTTATTGATGCTTCCAGACCTGAAGCGATGGGTAAATATACTGTAGAAGTACTGGCATATCGAGAAAATACGTCACTATTAAAAATGTATTACGAAAGCGTATTACTTGCCGAGGCGGAGTGTTCTGAGCATTGCCTCGATTTTTTAAAAGAAACGATGTTTAACTACAATAAAGGTGAGATTACGCTTACCACTTTGGAGAATGAGAATTTGCCCCTGGACGAAGCAAATGGGAATGGGCGCTATGCCGCTTTTGAGCAACGTTTGTTAGAGTACCTGTCACCGGCGCCCGAATCGGCAGGTGATGATGGTGCTACTGCTCAGACGGCTTCCCAACAAGAAGCAGTGATAGATGTGTTTGATAGCAACGCTACTACTCAGACGGCTTCCCAACAAGAAGCAGTGATAGATGTGTTTGATAGCAACGCTACTACTCAGACAGCTCCCCAACAAATGGCTGAGATAGATATATTTATTAACTCGCCAGACTTTAGGAAGAATATTTGCATGGCTGACATTGAAAAAAATAAAATAGGTAGCGGAAGTTATGGGACGGTCTATCTGTTAAATAATGAATTTGTTGTTAAGGTTCCAATTAATAATCGGGGAATAAAAGTTAATTTTACGTCTCAAGAGCACCGTAATGGGCATCCTGATCGTGTCAGTAACTATTTGAATATGGCTAATGACGACAACAATTTTTCTCGTTCGGCCATCATGAATATTAATGGCGAAAACGTCACGGTTTTAGTTTCAAAATATATCAAGGGGGAGGAGTTCGATATTAGCGATGACGAAAACTATCGAAGGGCGGAGGAGCTTCTTGAATCCCGGGGGGTTTATATGCATGATATGCATATCTTAGGTAATATTCTGCAAATAAATAAACAACAACTTTACTTTGTGGATGGAGACCAAATCGTATTGTCAAAAGATGCCCGGCAACAGCGAAGAGCTTCTCTTGCAACAATGCAACTGGAAGAGCAAATTAAGGCGCGTTACCTGGTGAATTTAAAGCAGGCCGAGACCAAAGGAGATGTTGAAGATATTGAATATTATCAGTCACTTATTAATGATTTTGATGCGTTAATCGGAGTGGAAGTACAGACTCCTGGGCCTGAAAGACGTTTTAATATAGCGCCACCTGAGGAGGGGGCCCTTGTTGCTAAGGTATTAAAAGATGAATTAAAAAAATAA
- the osmB gene encoding osmotically inducible lipoprotein B: protein MFMTSKKMAAAVLAITVALSLSACSNWSKRDRNTAIGAGAGALGGAVLTDGSTLGTLGGAAVGGVIGHQVGK, encoded by the coding sequence ATGTTTATGACGAGCAAAAAAATGGCCGCTGCTGTGCTGGCAATCACCGTAGCACTGTCTTTGAGCGCCTGCTCAAACTGGTCCAAGCGCGATCGCAACACGGCTATTGGCGCAGGTGCGGGGGCGCTAGGCGGCGCAGTATTAACTGATGGCAGCACATTAGGCACCCTGGGCGGCGCGGCGGTCGGCGGCGTTATTGGTCACCAGGTCGGAAAATAA
- the glpR_3 gene encoding regulatory protein — translation MNSRQQSILQMVVDKGQMSVAELAKITGVSEVTIRQDLNTLEKQSYLRRAHGFAVSLESDDVETRMMTNYTLKRRLAEFAASLVSPGESVFIENGSSNALLARTLAEQKDVTIITVSSYIAHLLKETPCEVILLGGIYQKKSESMVGPLTRQFIQQVHFSKAFIGIDGWQADTGFTGRDMMRSDVVNAVLEKGSEAIVLTDSSKFGCVHPYPLGPLSRFHRVITDSRISASDQMQLEHAGLLVNVIGSSV, via the coding sequence ATGAACTCCCGACAACAATCAATTTTGCAAATGGTGGTTGATAAAGGCCAGATGAGCGTTGCTGAACTGGCGAAAATTACCGGCGTATCTGAAGTCACGATACGTCAGGACCTGAATACCCTGGAAAAACAGAGCTATTTACGCCGTGCGCACGGTTTCGCCGTTTCGCTTGAGAGCGATGACGTAGAAACTCGCATGATGACTAATTACACGCTAAAACGCCGACTGGCGGAGTTCGCCGCCTCGCTGGTCAGTCCAGGGGAATCCGTTTTTATTGAAAATGGCAGTAGCAATGCGCTATTGGCCCGGACGCTGGCGGAACAAAAAGATGTCACCATCATCACTGTGAGCAGTTATATCGCGCACCTGCTTAAAGAAACCCCTTGCGAAGTCATTCTCCTCGGTGGAATCTATCAGAAAAAAAGCGAAAGCATGGTAGGGCCGTTGACGCGACAGTTTATCCAGCAAGTGCATTTCAGCAAAGCATTTATCGGTATTGATGGCTGGCAGGCTGATACCGGCTTTACCGGACGCGACATGATGCGATCGGATGTGGTTAACGCCGTTCTGGAAAAAGGCTCAGAAGCGATTGTCCTCACCGACAGCTCCAAATTTGGCTGCGTGCATCCCTATCCCCTGGGCCCGCTCTCTCGCTTCCATCGTGTCATTACGGATTCCAGAATTTCCGCCAGCGATCAAATGCAGTTAGAACATGCGGGGCTGCTAGTCAATGTTATTGGCTCATCCGTTTAA
- the rnb gene encoding exoribonuclease II → MFQDNPLLAQLKQQLHSQTPRAEGVVKATEKGFGFLEVDAQKSYFIPPPQMKKVMHGDRIVAVIHTEKERESAEPEALIEPFLTRFVGKIQGKNDRLSIVPDHPLLKDAIPCRAARGVQHEFKEGDWAVAEMRRHPLKGDRSFYADLTQYITFADDHFVPWWVTLARHNLEKEAPNGVATEMLDEGLERQDLTALNFVTIDSASTEDMDDALYAEELADGRLQLTVAIADPTAWIAEDSKLDNAAKIRAFTNYLPGFNIPMLPRELSDDLCSLRANEVRPALACRMTIAADGAIDDDIAFFAATIESKAKLAYDNVSDWLENSGTWQPDNEGIAQQIRLLHRICLSRGEWRHHHALVFKDRPDYRFVLGEKGEVLDIVAEPRRIANRIVEESMIAANLCAARVLRDKLGFGIYNVHTGFDPANAEALAALLKTHGLHVDAEEVLTLEGFCKLRRELDAQPSGFLDSRIRRFQSFAEISTEPGPHFGLGFEAYATWTSPIRKYGDMINHRLLKAVIKGEAIARPQEEITQQMAERRRLNRMAERDVGDWLYARFLNDKAGTNTRFAAEIIDVSRGGMRVRLVDNGAIAFIPAPFLHAVRDELVCSQEHGTVQIKGETVYKVTDVIDVTIAEVRMETRSIIARPAA, encoded by the coding sequence ATGTTTCAGGACAACCCGCTGCTAGCGCAGCTTAAACAGCAACTGCATTCCCAGACGCCGCGCGCTGAAGGGGTCGTAAAAGCCACGGAAAAAGGCTTTGGCTTTCTGGAGGTTGATGCGCAAAAAAGCTATTTCATTCCGCCGCCGCAGATGAAAAAAGTGATGCATGGCGACCGCATTGTCGCGGTCATCCACACGGAAAAAGAACGTGAGTCTGCCGAGCCGGAAGCACTGATCGAACCGTTCCTGACGCGTTTTGTGGGAAAAATTCAGGGTAAAAATGACCGCCTGTCCATCGTGCCGGATCATCCGTTGCTGAAAGATGCGATTCCCTGCCGCGCCGCGCGCGGCGTTCAGCATGAGTTCAAAGAAGGTGACTGGGCGGTTGCCGAAATGCGCCGCCATCCGCTTAAAGGCGACCGTTCGTTTTACGCCGATTTAACGCAGTACATCACCTTTGCCGACGATCACTTTGTTCCCTGGTGGGTTACGCTTGCCCGCCACAACCTGGAAAAAGAGGCGCCAAATGGCGTAGCGACGGAGATGCTTGACGAAGGACTAGAACGTCAGGATCTGACCGCGCTGAATTTCGTGACTATCGATAGCGCCAGCACCGAGGATATGGATGACGCGCTTTATGCCGAAGAGTTAGCGGATGGCAGACTCCAGCTTACGGTGGCTATCGCCGATCCTACCGCCTGGATTGCCGAGGATAGTAAGCTGGATAACGCCGCGAAAATTCGCGCCTTTACCAACTACCTGCCGGGCTTCAATATTCCTATGCTGCCGCGTGAGCTGTCTGACGATCTGTGCTCGTTGCGCGCCAACGAAGTGCGTCCGGCGCTCGCCTGTCGCATGACCATCGCCGCGGACGGCGCCATTGACGATGATATCGCCTTTTTTGCGGCCACGATAGAATCGAAGGCCAAGCTGGCGTACGACAATGTCTCCGACTGGCTGGAAAATAGCGGCACCTGGCAGCCGGATAACGAAGGCATTGCCCAGCAGATTCGCCTGTTGCACCGTATTTGTCTGAGTCGCGGTGAGTGGCGTCATCATCATGCGTTAGTGTTTAAAGATCGCCCGGATTATCGCTTTGTGCTTGGCGAAAAAGGCGAAGTATTAGATATCGTGGCGGAACCGCGCCGTATCGCTAACCGTATCGTAGAAGAGTCAATGATTGCCGCTAACCTTTGCGCTGCGCGCGTACTGCGCGATAAGCTCGGTTTCGGTATTTACAACGTACACACGGGTTTCGATCCCGCTAATGCCGAGGCGCTGGCCGCGCTGCTGAAAACGCATGGTCTGCATGTCGATGCCGAAGAAGTGCTGACGCTGGAAGGCTTCTGTAAACTGCGTCGTGAACTGGATGCGCAGCCTTCCGGTTTCCTTGACAGCCGCATTCGTCGCTTTCAGTCTTTTGCGGAAATCAGTACCGAACCGGGGCCGCATTTCGGTCTCGGTTTTGAGGCTTACGCCACATGGACCTCTCCCATCCGTAAGTATGGCGATATGATTAACCATCGCCTGCTGAAAGCGGTCATCAAGGGTGAGGCTATTGCTCGTCCGCAGGAAGAGATTACCCAGCAAATGGCGGAGCGCCGTCGCCTGAACCGTATGGCGGAGCGCGATGTCGGCGACTGGTTATATGCACGTTTCCTTAACGATAAGGCGGGGACGAATACCCGTTTCGCGGCAGAAATTATTGACGTCAGCCGCGGTGGTATGCGTGTGCGACTGGTCGATAACGGCGCTATCGCCTTTATCCCTGCCCCGTTCCTGCACGCCGTTCGCGATGAACTGGTATGCAGCCAGGAACACGGTACGGTACAGATCAAAGGTGAGACGGTTTATAAAGTGACGGATGTCATTGATGTCACTATTGCGGAAGTTCGCATGGAAACACGTAGCATTATTGCCCGACCGGCAGCGTAA
- the pyrF gene encoding Orotidine 5'-phosphate decarboxylase: MTFTASSSSRAITESPVVVALDYHERDKALAFVDKIDPRDCRLKVGKEMFTLFGPQLVRDLQQRGFDIFLDLKFHDIPNTAARAVAAAADLGVWMVNVHASGGARMMTAARDALAPFGKDAPLLIAVTVLTSMETSDLRELGVTLSLAEHAERLACLTQQCGLDGVVCSAQEAVRFKQVFGAAFKLVTPGIRPAGSEAGDQRRIMTPEQALSAGVDYMVIGRPVTQSVDPAQTLKDINASLKREA; the protein is encoded by the coding sequence ATGACGTTTACTGCTTCATCTTCTTCCCGCGCTATTACTGAATCGCCAGTCGTTGTGGCGTTGGATTACCATGAACGCGATAAGGCCCTGGCGTTTGTCGACAAAATCGATCCTCGCGATTGTCGTTTAAAAGTGGGCAAAGAGATGTTCACGCTGTTTGGTCCACAACTCGTTCGTGATCTCCAGCAACGCGGGTTTGATATCTTTCTTGATCTAAAATTTCATGATATTCCCAACACAGCGGCCCGGGCCGTCGCCGCTGCGGCGGACCTGGGCGTCTGGATGGTAAATGTTCATGCGTCTGGCGGGGCGAGAATGATGACCGCAGCGCGGGACGCGCTGGCGCCGTTCGGTAAAGATGCGCCGCTGCTGATTGCGGTGACAGTTCTGACCAGTATGGAAACCAGCGATCTGCGCGAGCTGGGCGTGACGTTGTCACTGGCTGAACATGCGGAGCGGCTGGCGTGCCTGACGCAGCAATGCGGGCTGGATGGCGTGGTCTGTTCGGCCCAGGAGGCTGTCAGATTTAAACAGGTCTTTGGCGCAGCATTTAAGCTGGTGACGCCAGGTATTCGGCCTGCAGGCAGTGAGGCGGGCGACCAGCGGCGCATTATGACGCCCGAACAGGCATTATCCGCCGGCGTCGACTATATGGTGATTGGCCGTCCGGTTACGCAATCGGTAGATCCGGCGCAAACGCTGAAGGATATTAACGCGTCACTGAAACGGGAGGCATAA
- the yciH gene encoding translation initiaiton factor, producing the protein MSDSNSRLVYSTETGRIEEPKTALVRPKGDGIVRIQRQTSGRKGKGVCLITGIQMDYAELTKLAAELKKKCGCGGAVKEGIIEIQGDKRDLIKSLLEAKGMKVKLAGG; encoded by the coding sequence ATGAGCGATTCCAATAGTCGTCTGGTTTATTCAACGGAGACGGGGCGCATTGAAGAGCCTAAAACGGCGCTGGTTCGTCCAAAAGGGGATGGTATCGTTCGCATTCAGCGTCAAACCAGTGGCCGTAAGGGTAAAGGCGTATGTTTGATTACCGGCATTCAGATGGATTATGCGGAATTAACCAAACTGGCGGCTGAGCTGAAGAAAAAGTGCGGCTGCGGCGGGGCAGTAAAAGAAGGGATTATTGAAATTCAGGGTGATAAACGCGACTTGATAAAATCGTTGCTGGAAGCTAAAGGAATGAAAGTAAAATTAGCTGGCGGCTAA